GGATACGAGACAGACAGGTCCTCTCTCTCATTGGATACGAGACAGACGGATCTTCTCTCTCATTGGATACGAGACAGACGGGTCCTCTCTCTCATTGGATACGAGACAAACGGGTCCTCTCTCTCATTGGATACGAGACAGACGGATCCTCTCTCTCATTGGATACGAGACAGACGGATCCTCTCTCTCATTGGATACGAGACAGACGGGTCCTCTCTCTTTTTGGATACGAGACAAACGGGTCCTCTCTCTCATTGGACGTGACATGAGATCTGACAACATGATACAACAAGGAGAATGCTGCCCTCTGTCCTTCACTACACTGTACATGCTATGCTTTGCTCTCATTATATGCTCTGAAGGGCTAGATTGTACACCACTTATTATTGATCAATAGCGCCATCTGGGTGGTTGACTATTGATTAAACGTGTCAATCTGATGAGAAGTTCAGGATGATAACCATTGATGGACTTTTTGATTAGTATCGTCAAGGAGCTTTCAATTAAAAGACAGTTGATGTAGCCTATTGCTGGAGAGTATTTACTTAGCAAGGGCCAAAACCTCAGCCAACTGGGCACAAAACCAAAAATCAATgtttgtttccacgtcatctcaacaacaaacaaaaaaaaagtgtgtgatgatgttgaatcaacaatAATAAGTCATCAATGTAAGGGAATTTAGTgattttttcacccaactttgaacctaaatccagtGGCATGTCGACATGTTTTTGTCGATTTCATCTGgatttcacgttagttgacatcTCAtccaaaactagacattgaactgacatctgtgcccagtctGAGCCCTCGTTTTGTACCACACCGTCAGGCCCCTAGGTAAGCAGAGTATAAACGATTGCAACCTGAATACTGCAGGACATGGATCCCTCATACTCAACCAGAACGGGGTCAATACTACAAACAAATTCGAGACTacaaaatatattgtttttttaATTCGGTTGGGCTTCACCCCTGGTATCACATTCGCCCCTGGTATCACATTCACCCCTGGTATCACATTCACCCCATTCACCCCTGGTATCACATTCACCCCTGGTATCACATTCACCCCTGGTATCACATTCACCCCCTGGTATCACATTCACCCCTGGTATCACATTCACCCCTGGTATCACATTCACCCCTGGTATCACATTCACCCCGGTATCACATTCACCCCTGGTATCACATTCACCCCCCTGGTATCACATTCACCCCTGGTATCCCCTGGTATCACATTCGCCCCTGGTATCACATTCACCCCTGGTATCACATTCGCCCCTGGTATCACATTCACCATTCCCCCTGGTATCACATTCACATTTCACCCCTGGTATCACATTCACCCCTGGTATCACATTCACCCCTGGTATCACATTCGCCCTGGTATCACATTCCCCCTGGTATCACATTCACCCCTGGTATCACATTCACCCCTGGTATCACATTCACCCCTGGTATCACATTCACCCCTGGTATCACATTCACCCCTGGTATCACATTCACCCCTGGTATCACATTCACCCCTTCACCCCTGGTATCACATTCACCCCTGGTATCACATTCACACATTCACCCCTGGTATCACATTCACCCCTGGTATCACATTCACCCCTGGTATCACATTCACCCCTGGTATCACATTCACCCCTGGTATCACATTCACCCCTGGTATCACATTCGCCCCTGGTATCACATTCACCCCTGGTATCACATTCACCCCTGGTATCACATTCACCCCTGGTATCACATTCACCCCTGGTATCACATTCACCCCTGGTATCACATTCACCCCTGGTATCACATTCGCCCCTGGTATCACATTCACCCCTGGTATCACATTCGCCCCCCCTGGTATCACATTCACCCCTGGTATCACATTCACCCCTGGTATCACATTCACCCCTGGTATCACATTCACCCCTGGTATCACATTCACCCCTGGTATCACATTCACCCCTGGTATCACATTCACCCCTGGTATCACATTCACCCCTGGTCACATTCACATTCGCCCCTGGTATCACATTCACCCCTGCCCCCCCTGGTATCACATTCGCCCCTGGTATCACATTCACCCCTGGTATCACATTCACCCCTGGTATCACATTCACCCCTGGTATCACATTCACCCCTGGTATCAAACAAGACATGGAgaatttgctttaaaacagcaaacaaatctctgtcccaatgcaaaatgtgtagaattgaagAAAATTTGATTTCAAAttgctaaatgttctctacaTCAACAAGATTGGTGTGAACAGTTCAGGGGTCGCATGAGTCGTGACTACGCCGATAAATTTACAATCATCCATCCggacctttgccacctaggaaatGTGTGTctggaccttctcaaatagtacttgagtaaCCCTGGTCTAGacggaccttctcaaatagtacttGATTAACCCTGGTCTAGAcagaccttctcaaatagtacttGATTAACCCTGGTCTAGacggaccttctcaaatagtacttGATTAACCCTGGTCTAGacggaccttctcaaatagtacttGATTAACCCTGGTCTAGacggaccttctcaaatagtacttGATTAACCCTGGTCTAGacggaccttctcaaatagtacttGATTAACCCTGGTCTAGacggaccttctcaaatagtacttgagtaaCCCTGGTCTAGacggaccttctcaaatagtacttGATTAACCCTGGTCTAGacggaccttctcaaatagtacttGATTAACCCTGGTCTAGacggaccttctcaaatagtacttGATTAACCCTGGTCTAGacggaccttctcaaatagtacttgagtaaCCCTGGTCTAGacggaccttctcaaatagtacttGATTAACCCTGGTCTAGacggaccttctcaaatagtacttGATTAACCCTGGTCTAGacggaccttctcaaatagtacttGATTAACCCTGGTCTAGAcagaccttctcaaatagtacttgagtaaCCCTGGTCTAGacggaccttctcaaatagtacttgagtaaCCCTGGTCTAGACtgaccttctcaaatagtacttAATTAACCCTGGTCTAGacggaccttctcaaatagtacttGATTAGCCCTGGTCTAGacggaccttctcaaatagtacttAATTAACCCTGGTCTAGacggaccttctcaaatagtacttgagtaaCCCTGGTCTAGATAGTTACCTGAATTAGCTGGGGTTCATCCAAATTAAGTTGTTGGGCCATGGTTCAGTTTGTCTTGTTAAAGTAGCCTAAACTCATCAAGTTTAGTGAAATCAATTGATTAATATACACCTTTCTGCTTGGAGAGGTTTGCATGGTTTTTGCACACATAGATTTCTTGATCTTTATGAAAAAGCATGACATCTCCTGTGTTAGGCTCCGCCTAGTGGCCAGAGCCAAGCATTGCATTTTTTGTTGGGTGCATAGGAATTTTACAGAAACCTTCTTCTACCTGACAAATATTTGTGCATTAATGCATAGAAAATTTCCAATCCATTTGAGATATCCAAACTGGTGGAGAGTGctgggaagagtggaggctgtgagGATCAGTAGAGGTGGgcttgtttagatttttttggtgCTTCGAAggaatatttaaaaatatatttttacctttatttaactaggcaagtcagttaagaacagattcttatttttaatgacggcctaggaacagtgggttaactgcctgttcaggggcagaacgacagatttgtaccttgtcagctcgggggtttgaatttgcaaccattccggttactagtctcacgctctaaccactaggctaccctgccgcccctacactctaaccactaggctacctaccacccctacactctaaccactaggctacctgccgcccctacactctaaccactaggctacctaccgcccctacactctaaccactaggctacctaccgcccctacactctaaccactaggctacctaccgcccctacactctaaccactaggctacctaccgcccctacactctaaccactaggctacttaccGCCCCtacactgtaaccactaggctacctgacgcctctacactctaaccactaggctacttaccGCCCCtacactgtaaccactaggctacctaccgcctctacactctaaccactaggttacctaccgcctctacactctaaccactaggctaccctgccgccccaagaagTGTGTTGTGTCTCACCCGATTGGATAAgttttgtgtgtgtctcctaGGAGCAGTGGTGAATGAAGTAAAAGAGTTTCTGTtctatagttttttttaaatgtagtctCTCCCTACTCACGTAGACGGcaagtagcttagtggttagagtgtagaggcggcaggtagcctagtggttagagtgtagaggaggcaggtatcctagtggttagagtgtgggggcggcaagtagcctagtggttagagtgtagggggcaggtggcaagtagcctagtggttagagtgtagggggcaggtagcctagtggttagagtggaggggggttagagtgtagggggcaggtagcctagtggttagagtatagaggaggcaggtaacctagtggttagagtgtagaggaggcaggtagcctagtggttagagtgtagaggaggcaggtagcctagtggttagagtgtagaggaggcaggtagcctagtggttagagtgttggactagtaaccgaaaggttgcaagcttgaatccccgagctgacaaggtacaaatctgtcgttctgcccctgaacaggcagttaacccaccgttcctaggccgtcattaaaaataaaaatctgttcttcactgacttgttaaataaaggtaaaattaaaataagtgCAGTTAGGGTATATTAGCTACAGAGTCAGAGCTTTTATCCCAATGCAGTGGGATCATTGCAAAGCTTTTGGTCATGTGGCAAGTGTTTGCAGAAGAGTCCATGGTAGTGGAGAAGCCGAGATGTGGATGTGTTGTAAAAGTGATGAACATGTGAGACTTAGCAATTGCGGTGGGAACCACGAAGCCACGTCTTTCGAATGCCCGACAATGATGAAAGATCATTTGTCCAAAGTCAGAGCTGTACGGAACATTTCATAACAGCAGCAGCTGTTAAAAGGGTTGAGGGTTTGAATAGAGCACCTGAAGAGGCCGTGGTAGTGGATAGTCCTAGGATGCAGGGGTTGCCTTTCACCAGCAGGATCCTGACATTTTAAAGGTTAAGGAGGTGGATTTTGTGGCTCTTGTAGCTGTGGTAATTAACGGCACTGCCAAGGGTGGAGAGAAGATCCAAGAAAATATAAAACATAGCGGATGCGGTGGAGCGGTTCCCAGGGCTGAAAGATTTCAGGAGTTACATGGAATATTGGCAcaagccgtaccaccctctcagatcctagatccgtaccaccctctcaggtcctagagccgtaccacccctCTCAGGTCCTAAATCTGTACCACCCCTCTCagatcctagaaccgtaccaccctctcaggtcctagagccgtaccaccctctcaggtcctagagccgtaccaccctcttaggtcctagagccgtaccaccctctcaggtcctagagccgtaccaccctctcagatcctagagccgtaccacccctctcaggtcctagagccgtaccaccctctcaggtcctagagccgtaccacccctctcaggtcctagagccgtaccaccctctcaggtcctagagccgtaccaccctctcagatcctagagccgtaccacccctctcaggtcctagagctgtaccaccctctcaggtcctagctgtaccaccctctcaggtcctagagccggtCCTACCAccccctctcaggtcctagagccataccaccctctcaggtcctagagccataccaccctctcaggtcctagagccataccaccctctcaggtcctagagccgtaccaccctctcaggtcctagagccgtaccacccctctcaggtcctagagccataccaccctctcaggtcctagagccgtaccaccctctcaggtcctcaagcctgagaagggagatatggagaattaaaagaaggaaggaagtgggagttttgtttgttttggcaaTGTACTATTTTTATTAGGATGGATTAATTTAGTTTCACTATTACATATGGATTTATTTGAGATTTTTTTCAAACCCTCCAGTTGGTGGCGGCAATACACCTTTATGGGGTTGTAGTCCGCCATAAaacccacagaagaagaagaagatttaAGCTAAAGGTGGTCATGTGACTAATCTCTGTAAGCCAAAGACGTTTGTTGTTAGACAATGTGTGAACTGTGAAAATGGAGCCGTTTAGAAGGCTAGTgaactgttttgtgtttctatctGCAGTATGGGATGTCGCTCATTTGCTGGACGGTGGAATGCTCTTCCCCCGAGAGTCGTCGTCGCGGGAGATCAAAGAGCTGAATGGGCTGTGGGACTTCAGAGCCGACGTCTCCCACGACAGGAACTTGGGCTTTCAACAGGCATGGTATAAAAGTCGCCTTGCAGAGGTAAACATGAACATCCCTTGTTTAATAAACCACATGAACTATGTAACGTGGATATGGTGTCATAAAAGCGTCGCCAAAAGCATGTGGACTACGAGTTCCTGTTTGTTCAGAATAGTTATCTGCCACTTTATAACTTACTTTTTTAATGCGTGGTCTGTTTGGGGAACATTGATAGGCTAGTCTGTAAACAAAATGATTATCCAATCTCTAGTCTGCAGAACATCTGTATTCTATGTTGAAACTTCAAACCAACTAAAACTAGTTTGTTTCGCCAAGTCTTTGCATGTATTTGAGCTAATACTTTGTGTAAACTGTCTTGATGATGATTCAAGTCAAAATGAGTGTAAACATTTGTTCTTGTTCATTTTTCacctcttctctttttctctctctctctatttttatcCGTTTGTCTAGACCGGTCCAGTGATTGACATGCCAGTGCCTGCCAGCTACAACGACATCACCCAGGATCCACAGCTGAGGGATTTCATTGGCTGGGTGTGGtatgagagagaggtgttggtacCCTCACGATGGGTGTCTGATGAGGGAACCAGAGTCGTGCTGAGGGTTGGGAGTGCACACTACTACTCAGTGGTCGTGAGTATTTCATAAATCTTCTACCACTTGTTTTCAGCTCCAGTTGACATTCTGTATTGTGTGATAGCTCTAACGCCACAACCTACTCTTACGTGAGTTCATCAGCAATGTACATTCCTCAGTGTGTGTGGATAGAtgaaagtcggaagtttacatacacttaggttggagtcattaaaacccgtttttcaaccactcaaactatagttttggcaagtcggttaggacatctactttgtgcgtgacacaagcaatttctccaacaattgcttacagacagattatttcacttataattcactgtatcacaattccagtgggtcaaatacactaagttgactgccttttaaacagcttggaaaattccagaaaattgtcatggctttagaagcttctgataggttaatttacataatttgagtcaattggagggaagaaaggagaagtgttctgtctcctagagattaacatttgtgtgaaaagtgcaaatcaatcccagaacaacagcaaaggttgtgaagatgctggaggaaacaggtacaaaagtatctatatccacaggtctgagtcctatatcgacataacgtgAAAGGCCGCtcaccaaggaagaagccactgctccaaaaccaccataaaaaaagccagactttggtttgcaactgcacatggggacaaagatcgtactttttggagaaatgtcctctggtctgatgaaacaaaaatagaactgtttgaccatgatgacaattgttatgtttggaggaaaaagggagaggcttgcaagccaaagaacaccatcccaaacgtgaagcacaggggtggaagcatgttgtgggggtgctttgctgcaggaggtacagAAATAGATGgcacatgagggaggaaaatgatgtggatattttgaagcaacttctcaagacattagtcaggaagtcaaagcttggttgcaaatgggtcttccaaatggacaatgaccccaagcatacttccaaagttgtggcaaaatggcttaaggacaacaaagtcaaggtattggagtggccatcacaaagccctgacctcaatcctatagaaaatgtctgggcagaactgtaaaagcgtgtgtaagcaaggaggcctacaaacctgactcagttacaccagctctgtcaggaagaatggaccaaaattcacccaacttattgtggtttgcttgtggaaggctacctgaaacatttgacccaagttaaataatttaatggcaattctacaaaatactaattgagtgtatgtaaacttctgacccgctgggaatgtgatgaaagaaataaaagctgaaataattttctccactattattctgacatttcacattaaaataaagtggcgatcctcactgacctaagacagggacttttttactaggattaaatgtcaggaattgtgaaaaactgagtttaaatgtatttggctaaggtgtatgtaaacttccgacttcaactgtgtgtgtgtgtgtcactctggCTACATAGGAATAAAATTCCTATATTTCTCACACTTTTTTTCCATTCCCTGCCAGTGGGTGAATGGAATCAAAATGACAGAGCACGAGGGTGGCCATCTTCCCTTCGAGGCTGAGATCGGCGATGTCCTCCGTAAGGACCCAGGTGTGGCCTGCAGGATCACCATAGCTGTCAACAACACCCTGACTCTCCATACTCTGCCCCCAGGGACCATTCAACATATTGATGACCCCACCAGGTAAAGTGATGACTTCATTTCAATGTAAAATATATTCAAATGTGGGTGGGGGGGTTTATAATTTTTAAGTTGGGAGTAATCTCACATTGTCAGACACTAATTTTAGATGTTCTGGAGACCAAACCTAGAACGTCTGAGGTTGAGGCTAAGTAAGCAACAATGCATTTTCTGATGTTTTGagggtgttaaaaaaaaaaaaatctttcggAAATTCAAATGTAAATCTATATTGTGTCTATGTATTGTCTACAAGTATCCTGCTGACTATGGTGTCTATATATTTTGTCTACAGGTATCCTGCTAACTATGTTGTACAAAACACAAACTTTGACTTCTTCAACTATGCTGGTTTGCATCGTCCTGTTCTACTGTATACCACTCCTAAGGCCTATGTTGATGACATCACAGTGCTGACATCCTTTGCTGACAACATTGGTGAGTGCTACAACAACAACCACATATTTTCTCATCCACTTGCTCGAGTGACTGTTTAGGTCTTTTCATTCCCAAGTTTATCCATACCCTGTTTACACTATCGTGCTGAACAAAACCTTTACCGTGCTGTCTTGGCTATTCccttttcacattgtccttttcTGCATGATTCCAGGAACTATGGAATAGTGTGAAAAATGGCACTAGTGTACTAAGGTATTGGTCTCTCCTGTTCTGCCCTTTGGTGTAGGGCTCATCAGTTACCAGGTGTCAGTGCTGGGCAGTCTCAACTCCACGCTGAAGGTGACCCTGTCTGACAAAGATGGCCACTCTGTGGCCTCCTCCACTGGACCATCTGGGGTCCTCAAAGTCATGGACGTCAGCCTGTGGTGGCCGTATCTAATGCATGAGAGCCCAGGATATCTGTATTCTATGGAGGTAAGTTGGGCTATGTTCCTAGTTGCAAGGCTTAGGTGATCCACTGTCTGTTCCTTTTTAGTGTTTGTTTTTAATGTAACTTTTTATCAAATGTATATAAACGACCATGACatttaattatactgaacaaaaatataaacgcaacatgtaaagtgttggtcccatgtttcatgagctgaaataaaagatcccagaaatgttccatacctactaaaatatttctctcaaatgttgtgcacaaatgtgtttacatccatgttagtgagcatttctccttcaccaagataatccatccacctgacaggtgtggcatatcaagaagatgattaaacagcatgatcattacacaggtgcaccttgagcTGGGGTCAATAAAagatcactctaaaatgtgcagttttgtaacacaacacaatgccacagatgtcttgagaaagcgtgcaattggcatgctgacctacaggaatgtccacctgagctgttgccagagaatgtaatgttcatttctctaccataagccgccaccATCGTTgttttagagattttggcagtctgtccaaccggcctcacaaccacagacccacGTGTAacaacgccagcccaggacctccacatcaggcttcttcaccAGCGAgaacgtctgagaccagccacctggacagctgatgaaactgattaTTTCAgtctgtaataaatcccttttgtggggagaacttattctgattggctgggcccggctccccagtaggtgggcctATGTCCTCTCAGGCCCACACATGGCTGCCCCCTCCTgcccatgtgaaatccatagattaggacctaatgaatttatttaaattgagaTTTCCTTATGAAGTCATTGAAATTTtagcatttttatatttttgtttagtgtatgtTTTAGAGAAATAAAAGCACTTGCATAATATTTACTGGTTTGTACTCATGTATTAACCTTTTCCTTGTGATGAGTCAACGCTACCATGAACATCGCCTTAGTTTGACCACTCAGCATCACACCGTCCCTACTTCCTGTGTTAATGGAAGGGGCTCTGACTGGAACAATCCTCCTGGCTAGGGCCTGTTCATTACAGAATGTAATGCAACATTATAGAATGTtcagatagatatagatatatatatatatatatgattatcTGTAGTGCAGATTTGTTTTTTGTCAGCTCTACTCTTTCCATTTCTATCTGCTACATTCTGAACATTCCACCTCATCTCAATTGTTTCCAGGTTCACATGACGACAGCTAGCGAGGGTTCTGTCTGTGAGGATGTTTATGCTCTGCCTGTGGGAATCCGCACTGTCCAGGTCACCAACACACAGTTTCTCATCAACAGCAAACCCTTCTATTTCCATGGAGTCAACAAACATGAGGATGCTGATGTGAGTACTGAGTCGTACCTCTAGAGGACAGCAAAACACTGGCAGTTTCCTCTCGCGTGTACAACTGGTGTCCTGCAGGTGTTGTTCAGTTGTATTCCATATTTGCCAGGATATAGAAGTAATGAATGTTGACGCTGATTTTGAAGTTATCGGTTTCTCTGGTTTTTAACAAACTCATTTCAGTAGTCCTGTTCTGCATTTTGGAATGATTTAAAGGTCAATGGAAATAGGTCTCTCTTAAGTCTATTAAATAGGTCTCTAACTGTTGCCCCCTGCTTTCTGTGTCAGATCAGAGGGAAGGGCCTGGACTGGCCCCTGATTGTGAAGGATTTTAACCTGTTGAAGTGGCTAGGGGCCAACTCGTTCAGGACCAGTCACTACCCGTACGCTGAGGAGATCCTGCAGATGGCAGACCGCCATGGCATTGTGGTCATTGACGAGTGTCCCGGGGTGGGCATCGCAGACatgtaagtcaaatcaaattgtatttgtcacatgcgccaaataaatacaaacaacaacaaccttactgtgaaatgctgacttacaagcccttaaccaacaggtgtagaccttagaatGAAAggctgacaagcccttaaccaacaggtgtagaccttagaatGAAAggctgacaagcccttaaccaacaggtgtagaccttagaatGAAAggctgacaagcccttaaccaacagtgtagaccttactgtgaaaggctgacttacaagcccttaaccaacaatgcagttcaagaaatagagttaagaaaatattgactaaataaactaaagtaaaaaaacaaaaacaaatcgcAGTATCAAGAAAATGACAACAATAAcgagggggtaccgagtcaatgtgcgggattAGTCctggtaatttgtaaagtgacgatgcatagataataaacagcgagtagcagcaatttctaaatagtccggtggccatttgattaattgttcagcagtcttatggcttggttgttcaggagccttttggtcctagacttggttttttagtcccagggtccttagcttagtgatgagctttgtgggcactacggtgttgaacgctgaactgtagtcaatgaacagcattatcacataggtgttccttttgtccaggtgggaaagggcagtgcggAGTAGAATAGAGATTGCAACATctatggatctattggggcggaatgcgaattgcagtgggtctagggtttctgggataatggtgttgatgtgagccatgaccagcctttcaaagcacttcatggctaccgacatgagtgctacagggcggtaatcatttaggcagg
Above is a window of Oncorhynchus tshawytscha isolate Ot180627B linkage group LG30, Otsh_v2.0, whole genome shotgun sequence DNA encoding:
- the LOC112228241 gene encoding beta-glucuronidase isoform X1, whose protein sequence is MEPFRRLVNCFVFLSAVWDVAHLLDGGMLFPRESSSREIKELNGLWDFRADVSHDRNLGFQQAWYKSRLAETGPVIDMPVPASYNDITQDPQLRDFIGWVWYEREVLVPSRWVSDEGTRVVLRVGSAHYYSVVWVNGIKMTEHEGGHLPFEAEIGDVLRKDPGVACRITIAVNNTLTLHTLPPGTIQHIDDPTRYPANYVVQNTNFDFFNYAGLHRPVLLYTTPKAYVDDITVLTSFADNIGLISYQVSVLGSLNSTLKVTLSDKDGHSVASSTGPSGVLKVMDVSLWWPYLMHESPGYLYSMEVHMTTASEGSVCEDVYALPVGIRTVQVTNTQFLINSKPFYFHGVNKHEDADIRGKGLDWPLIVKDFNLLKWLGANSFRTSHYPYAEEILQMADRHGIVVIDECPGVGIADIRSFGNASLSHHLVVMDELVRRDKNHASVVMWSVANEPAAEMPPAGFYFKTLIAHTKSLDVTRPVTFITASNFARDKGAPYVDVICVNSYFSWYSDPGHPEVIPYQLNTQFENWYRKYQKPIIQSEYGADVVPGMHTDPPMMFTEEYQKIVLKNYHDVFDQKRREYVIGELIWNFADFMTAQTVARVVGNKKGIFSRQRQPKAGAFLLRERYWRLANETGLLPTWSRYPCYLATYP
- the LOC112228241 gene encoding beta-glucuronidase isoform X2; protein product: MLFPRESSSREIKELNGLWDFRADVSHDRNLGFQQAWYKSRLAETGPVIDMPVPASYNDITQDPQLRDFIGWVWYEREVLVPSRWVSDEGTRVVLRVGSAHYYSVVWVNGIKMTEHEGGHLPFEAEIGDVLRKDPGVACRITIAVNNTLTLHTLPPGTIQHIDDPTRYPANYVVQNTNFDFFNYAGLHRPVLLYTTPKAYVDDITVLTSFADNIGLISYQVSVLGSLNSTLKVTLSDKDGHSVASSTGPSGVLKVMDVSLWWPYLMHESPGYLYSMEVHMTTASEGSVCEDVYALPVGIRTVQVTNTQFLINSKPFYFHGVNKHEDADIRGKGLDWPLIVKDFNLLKWLGANSFRTSHYPYAEEILQMADRHGIVVIDECPGVGIADIRSFGNASLSHHLVVMDELVRRDKNHASVVMWSVANEPAAEMPPAGFYFKTLIAHTKSLDVTRPVTFITASNFARDKGAPYVDVICVNSYFSWYSDPGHPEVIPYQLNTQFENWYRKYQKPIIQSEYGADVVPGMHTDPPMMFTEEYQKIVLKNYHDVFDQKRREYVIGELIWNFADFMTAQTVARVVGNKKGIFSRQRQPKAGAFLLRERYWRLANETGLLPTWSRYPCYLATYP